In the Lepus europaeus isolate LE1 chromosome 18, mLepTim1.pri, whole genome shotgun sequence genome, one interval contains:
- the CBX8 gene encoding chromobox protein homolog 8, which produces MELSAVGERVFAAEALLKRRIRKGRMEYLVKWKGWSQKYSTWEPEENILDARLLAAFEEREREMELYGPKKRGPKPKTFLLKAQAKAKAKTYEFRSDSARGIRIPYPGRSPQDLASTSRAREGLRNMGLCPPGSSSSTCRAEPPRERERERERERERERERGASRVDDKPSSPGDSSKKRGPKPRKELLDPSQRPLGEASDGLAEYLKGRKLDDAPSGPGKFPAGHSVIQLARRQDSDLVQCGVTGPSPAEATGKLAVDTFPARVIKHRAAFLEAKGQGALDSSGPKVRHGSGTPGSGGGLYRDVGAQGGRPSLIARIPVARILGDPEEESWSPSLTNLEKVVVTDVTSNFLTVTIKESNTDQGFFKEKR; this is translated from the exons ATGGAGCTCTCGGCGGTGGGGGAGCGGGTGTTCGCGGCCGAGGCCCTCCTGAAGCGGCGCATCCGCAAA GGGCGCATGGAGTACCTCGTGAAATGGAAGGGCTGGTCGCAGAA GTACAGCACGTGGGAACCCGAAGAGAACATCCTGGATGCCCGCCTGCTGGCAGCCTTCGAGGAGAG ggaacGAGAGATGGAGCTCTACGGCCCCAAAAAGCGAGGACCCAAACCCAAAACCTTCCTTCTCAAG gcccaggccaaggccaaggccaagacctATGAGTTCCGAAGCGACTCCGCCAGGGGCATCCGGATCCCCTACCCCGGCCGCTCGCCCCAGGACCTGGCCTCCACCTCCCGGGCTCGCGAGGGACTTCGGAACATGGGTCTGTGTCCaccagggagcagcagcagcacctgccGAGCGGAGCCCCCTCGGGAGCGGGAGCGAGAGcgggagcgagagcgagagcgagagcgagagcgggGCGCCAGCCGTGTGGACGACAAGCCCAGCTCCCCCGGGGACAGCTCCAAGAAGCGAGGCCCCAAgccccggaaggagctcctggaccCCTCACAGAGGCCCCTAGGGGAGGCCAGCGACGGCCTGGCGGAGTATCTcaagggcaggaagctggacgatGCCCCTTCTGGGCCGGGGAAGTTCCCCGCCGGCCACAGCGTGATCCAGCTGGCCCGGAGGCAAGACTCGGACCTGGTGCAGTGCGGAGTGACCGGCCCCAGCCCGGCCGAGGCCACCGGGAAGCTGGCTGTGGACACCTTCCCGGCCAGGGTCATAAAGCACAGGGCCGCCTTCCTGGAGGCCAAAGGCCAGGGCGCCCTGGACTCCAGCGGCCCCAAGGTGCGGCACGGCTCTGGCACCCCTGGCTCAGGAGGGGGCCTGTACCGGGACGTGGGGGCACAGGGAGGAAGGCCCTCCCTCATCGCCAGGATCCCAGTGGCCAGAAtcctgggggacccagaggaggagtCATGGAGCCCCTCCCTGACCAATCTGGAGAAGGTGGTTGTCACCGACGTGACCTCAAACTTTCTGACCGTCACCATCAAGGAAAGTAACACGGACCAAGGcttttttaaggagaaaagatga
- the CBX2 gene encoding chromobox protein homolog 2 has translation MEELSSVGEQVFAAECILSKRLRKGKLEYLVKWRGWSSKHNSWEPEENILDPRLLLAFQKKEHEKEAQNRKRGKRPRGRPRKHTVMSACSRRAKLKESDTPCKSKSSSSSSSSTSSSSSSDEEDDSDLDAKRGPRGRDTHPVPQKKAQILVAKPELKDPVRKKRGRKPLPPEQKAARRPVSLAKVLKTARKDLGPPPLSAPVAGLAALKAHTKEACGGPSAVATAENLASLMKGMAGSPSRGGISWQSSIVHYMNRMSQGQAQAAGRLALKAQAATKCGLGLDLKVRTQKAELGLSPPGSKVPKVPSGGAPEQKAGSAVGPPHAHGGGKVPAGCPGPQPAPTQELSLQVLDLQSVKNGVPGVGLLARQAAATKAGPPAASSPASGKGAGGAPTAGSGGSVTADASKGERLASRASALPAPTGKRDGVKGSVTPGGQDGHAAPGEGRKAAALLEMSTGEENSSSDSDPDSASLPSAGHNLSVSVQTSQDWKPPRSLIEHVFVTDVTANLITVTVKESPTSVGFFSLKHY, from the exons ATGGAGGAGCTGAGCAGCGTGGGCGAGCAGGTCTTCGCCGCCGAGTGCATCCTGAGCAAGAGGCTGCGCAAG GGCAAGCTGGAGTACCTGGTCAAGTGGCGCGGCTGGTCCTCCAA ACATAACAGCTGGGAGCCGGAGGAGAACATCCTGGACCCTCGGCTGCTCCTGGCGTTCCAGAAGAA GGAGCACGAGAAGGAGGCGCAGAACCGGAAGAGGGGCAAGAGGCCGAGGGGCCGGCCACGGAAGCACACGGTGATGTCGGCCTGCAGCCGGCGCGCCAAGCTCAAG GAATCCGACACGCCCTGCAAGTCCAAATccagcagctcctcctcttcctccacgtcctcctcctcctcctcggacGAAGAGGACGACAGCGACCTGGACGCCAAGAGGGGCCCCCGGGGCCGCGACACCCACCCGGTGCCTCAGAAGAAGGCGCAGATCCTGGTGGCCAAGCCGGAGCTGAAGGACCCGGTGCGCAAGAAGCGGGGGCGCAAGCCCCTGCCCCCGGAGCAGAAGGCGGCGCGCAGGCCCGTGAGCCTGGCCAAGGTGCTGAAGACGGCCCGCAAGGACCTGGGGCCCCCGCCGCTCAGCGCCCCCGTGGCCGGCCTGGCAGCCCTGAAGGCCCACACCAAGGAGGCCTGCGGCGGCCCGAGCGCCGTAGCCACCGCAGAGAACCTGGCCAGCCTGATGAAGGGCATGGCGGGCAGCCCCAGCCGCGGCGGCATCAGCTGGCAGAGCTCCATCGTGCACTACATGAACCGGATGAGCCAGGGCCAGGCGCAGGCCGCCGGCAGGCTGGCGCTCAAGGCCCAGGCCGCCACCAAGTGTGGCCTCGGGCTGGACCTGAAGGTGAGGACACAGAAagcggagctggggctgagcccccCAGGAAGCAAAGTCCCCAAGGTCCCCAGCGGCGGGGCCCCAGAGCAGAAAGCGGGGAGCGCCGTGGGGCCCCCCCACGCCCACGGCGGTGGCAAGGTGCCCGCTGGGTGCCCCggtccccagccagcacccaCGCAGGAGCTGAGCCTGCAGGTCCTAGACTTACAGAGCGTCAAGAACGGCGTGCCCGGGGTGGGCCTGCTCGCCCGCCAGGCCGCTGCCACCAAGGCCGGCCCCCCCGCTGCCTCCAGCCCCGCCTCGGGGAAAGGCGCCGGGGGTGcccccacagcaggcagtgggggCAGCGTGACCGCAGACGCCAGCAAAGGTGAGAGGCTGGCCTCCAGGGCTTCGGCTCTGCCCGCCCCCACGGGCAAGAGGGACGGGGTCAAGGGCAGCGTCACCCCCGGCGGGCAGGATGGCCACGCGGCCCCTGGCGAAGGCCGGAAGGCGGCCGCGCTGTTGGAGATGAGCACGGGCGAGGAGAACAGCAGCTCCGACTCGGACCCTGACTCCGCCTCGCTGCCCAGCGCCGGCCACAACCTGTCCGTGTCCGTCCagaccagccaggactggaagcccCCACGCAGCCTCATCGAGCACGTCTTTGTCACTGATGTCACCGCGAACCTCATCACTGTCACCGTGAAGGAGTCCCCCACCAGCGTGGGCTTCTTCAGCCTGAAACATTACTGA